A stretch of Deltaproteobacteria bacterium DNA encodes these proteins:
- the cobJ gene encoding precorrin-3B C(17)-methyltransferase — protein MRSNGYSEIRQRKAPDSQNEKPECNPGRGPGRLTVVSLGPGSSLYLVPRAKRALERAEVVVGYKTYLELIEPGLLAGKKIISSGMRQEIARCRAAVEETLGGRETAVVSSGDAGIYGMAGLILEILAEEGFLGSVEVEVVPGVPAFSAASALLGAPLMHDFAVISLSDLMTPWEMIEARVEAAAKADFVLVLYNPRSKRRDWQLGCVKEMILKYRGKDTPVGIVRNAAREGEWVQITSLSELDETVVDMLTMVIIGNSGTRVLGGKMVTPRGYHTKYPTRKEHP, from the coding sequence ATGCGAAGCAACGGCTATAGTGAAATCAGGCAACGGAAGGCTCCTGATTCCCAAAACGAAAAGCCGGAATGCAACCCTGGCCGTGGCCCTGGAAGGTTGACCGTCGTAAGCCTCGGTCCCGGCTCTTCCCTGTACCTGGTCCCAAGGGCAAAGAGGGCGCTTGAGCGGGCGGAAGTGGTCGTGGGATACAAGACCTACCTGGAACTCATCGAACCGGGCCTTCTCGCGGGCAAAAAAATCATCTCTTCCGGCATGAGACAGGAGATTGCCAGGTGCCGGGCGGCCGTCGAGGAGACCCTCGGGGGGCGGGAGACCGCCGTCGTCTCCAGCGGTGATGCCGGGATCTACGGCATGGCCGGGCTTATCCTGGAGATCCTGGCCGAGGAGGGTTTTTTGGGATCCGTGGAAGTGGAGGTGGTTCCAGGTGTTCCGGCCTTTTCAGCCGCCTCTGCGCTCCTGGGCGCTCCCCTCATGCATGACTTCGCCGTGATCAGCCTCAGTGATCTCATGACACCGTGGGAGATGATTGAAGCCAGGGTGGAGGCCGCGGCAAAGGCGGATTTCGTCCTGGTCCTATACAATCCAAGGTCCAAGAGGAGGGATTGGCAACTGGGCTGCGTGAAGGAAATGATCCTGAAGTACCGGGGAAAGGACACGCCCGTGGGGATCGTGAGAAACGCGGCCAGAGAGGGGGAGTGGGTGCAGATCACCTCCCTGAGTGAACTGGATGAAACCGTCGTTGATATGCTCACGATGGTCATCATCGGCAATTCGGGTACGCGGGTTCTGGGAGGGAAGATGGTTACCCCAAGAGGCTATCACACGAAGTACCCAACTAGAAAAGAACATCCGTGA